In a single window of the Raphanus sativus cultivar WK10039 chromosome 9, ASM80110v3, whole genome shotgun sequence genome:
- the LOC108823388 gene encoding uncharacterized protein LOC108823388, producing the protein MSKRALPKSPPKLVLLPALLILSSTCLFGILTNLQTLSYLFRPLWDKPPPPFRRIPHYYAENVSMSHLCHLHGWTPRTSPRRVFDAIIFSNELDLLEVRWQELGPYVSKFVILESNTTFTGIPKPLFFDSAKARFAFAEGKIVHGVFPGQKRSSLQEEDPFLLEGRQRVAMNWLLREADVSDGDAVIMSDADEIPSPHTVKLLQWCDGIPDVMHLEMRDYMYSFEFPVDYSSWRASVHLYSRKWTHYRHSRQTDLILSDAGWHCSFCFRRLGEFVFKMKGYSHADRVRRKEFLDYSRIQKHICKGYDLFDMLPEEYSFRDLISKIGPIPPSASAVHLPAFLIQNAPRFRFLLPGGCLREPLS; encoded by the coding sequence ATGAGTAAGAGAGCGTTGCCCAAATCGCCACCTAAACTTGTTCTATTGCCAGCTCTTCTTATCCTTTCCTCAACATGTTTGTTTGGCATCCTCACAAACCTTCAAACCTTATCATATCTCTTCCGTCCTCTCTGGGAcaaaccaccaccaccattcAGACGAATCCCGCATTACTACGCCGAGAACGTCTCCATGTCACACCTCTGCCACCTCCACGGATGGACTCCCCGTACTTCTCCAAGGCGAGTCTTCGACGCCATCATCTTCAGCAACGAGCTCGACCTCCTAGAGGTGAGATGGCAGGAGCTTGGACCCTACGTTTCAAAATTCGTCATTCTTGAATCCAACACCACCTTCACTGGCATCCCCAAGCCTCTCTTTTTCGACTCCGCGAAGGCGAGATTCGCCTTCGCGGAGGGTAAGATAGTCCACGGGGTGTTCCCCGGGCAGAAGCGTAGTAGTTTACAAGAAGAAGATCCATTCTTGCTCGAAGGCCGGCAACGGGTTGCTATGAACTGGCTCCTCAGAGAAGCTGATGTCTCTGATGGAGACGCGGTGATAATGTCTGATGCGGATGAGATTCCCAGTCCTCATACCGTCAAGCTCCTACAGTGGTGCGACGGGATACCGGACGTGATGCATCTTGAGATGAGGGATTACATGTACTCCTTCGAGTTCCCTGTTGATTACAGCAGCTGGAGAGCGTCCGTGCATTTATACAGCAGGAAATGGACTCACTACCGCCACTCCCGGCAGACCGACTTGATACTGTCTGACGCCGGGTGGCATTGTAGCTTCTGTTTTAGACGTCTCGGCGAGTTTGTGTTCAAGATGAAAGGGTATAGCCATGCGGATAGAGTGAGGCGCAAGGAGTTTCTTGACTACTCCAGGATACAGAAACATATTTGTAAAGGATATGATCTCTTTGACATGCTTCCTGAAGAATACAGCTTCAGAGATTTGATTAGCAAAATCGGACCGATCCCACCTTCTGCATCTGCTGTGCATCTACCTGCGTTTTTGATTCAGAATGCCCCCCGCTTTCGGTTTCTCCTACCAGGAGGCTGTCTCAGAGAGCCTTTAAGCTAA
- the LOC108833484 gene encoding uncharacterized protein LOC108833484 — MSFLAPCQILEMNIISAQELAPVARCMKTYAIAWIDPERKLTTRVDNTGGTSPTWNDKFVFRLDEEALYDGTSIVVIEIYALHWFKDIHVGTVQTLISDLVDPSSGMRFVTLEVLRASGRPHGLLNIAVGLIDNSGQSMPLLYEEDLMFHKKNIPSKKTVGLRRSKSDTSSMVEVTQQTHVSSTTNSGFEKDEFSSDSQMVVYEPPQRKTPNTMWRQTKNIVHGTPMRPRNTNAYTPKRNRIEYGTPMRSRQVVITESDLGPSASVVAAQIAKEKALTGRDAESTVISVGERSVEGLRSKLERWQANLPVVLDVGSSYQPSSDYKTSSNFKPKSSYKKNETVPRNQQMVVAPLPKQGGRNKKGGDNGLFSCFGNICGIECSIVCGGSGGQKASKKKKKK; from the coding sequence atgtcTTTTCTTGCGCCTTGTCAAATTTTGGAGATGAATATTATATCGGCCCAAGAGTTGGCGCCAGTGGCACGGTGTATGAAAACATATGCGATAGCTTGGATTGACCCGGAGCGTAAACTAACTACTCGGGTAGACAATACGGGTGGAACAAGCCCTACATGGAATGACAAGTTTGTGTTTCGTCTAGATGAGGAAGCACTCTACGATGGGACATCAATAGTTGTTATAGAAATCTATGCATTGCATTGGTTCAAAGATATTCACGTTGGAACGGTACAAACTTTGATCAGCGATCTTGTGGACCCTTCTTCCGGTATGAGATTCGTTACCCTTGAGGTTCTTCGTGCGTCAGGCCGCCCTCACGGCCTCCTAAACATTGCGGTTGGGCTCATCGATAACTCGGGCCAAAGCATGCCTCTTTTGTACGAAGAAGATTTGATGTTTCACAAGAAAAACATACCTTCAAAAAAAACTGTAGGGCTTCGACGTTCCAAAAGTGATACAAGCTCAATGGTGGAGGTGACACAACAAACCCATGTGAGTTCTACTACAAACTCAGGTTTTGAGAAAGATGAGTTTTCATCTGATTCTCAAATGGTCGTGTATGAGCCGCCACAAAGAAAAACGCCAAATACGATGTGGAGGCAAACAAAGAATATAGTTCATGGGACGCCGATGAGGCCAAGGAACACGAATGCATACACTCCCAAAAGGAACCGGATTGAATATGGAACACCAATGAGGTCGAGGCAGGTTGTAATTACGGAGTCTGATTTGGGACCATCAGCCTCAGTGGTTGCCGCTCAAATTGCAAAAGAGAAGGCTTTGACAGGGAGAGACGCAGAGAGTACTGTGATTAGCGTTGGCGAACGAAGCGTTGAGGGTCTCCGTTCTAAGCTAGAGAGGTGGCAAGCGAATTTACCGGTCGTTTTAGACGTTGGTTCAAGTTATCAACCAAGTTCTGACTACAAAACAAGCTCTAACTTCAAACCTAAATCAAGTTACAAGAAAAATGAAACTGTCCCACGAAATCAACAGATGGTTGTAGCTCCTCTTCCAAAGCAGGGTGGGAGgaacaagaaaggtggagatAATGGATTGTTTTCATGTTTTGGTAACATTTGTGGCATCGAGTGTTCTATTGTTTGTGGTGGGTCTGGTGGACAAAAAGcatccaagaagaagaagaaaaagtga
- the LOC108825810 gene encoding serine--glyoxylate aminotransferase, whose protein sequence is MDYMNGPGRHHLFVPGPVNIPEQVIRAMNRNNEDYRSPAIPALTKTLLEDVKKIFNTTSGTPFMFPTTGTGAWESALTNTLSPGDRIVSFLIGQFSLLWIDQQKRLNFNVDVVESEWGQGANLQVLASKLSQDQNHTIKAICIVHNETATGVTNDISAVRTILDHYKHPALLLVDGVSSICALDFRMDEWGVDVALTGSQKALSLPTGLGIVCASPKALEATKTSKSLKVFFDWNDYLKFYKLGTYWPYTPSIQLLYGLRAALDLIFEEGLDNVIARHARLGKATRLAVEAWGLKNCTQKEEWISNTVTAVVVPPNIDSTEIVKRAWKRYNLSLGLGLNKVAGKVFRIGHLGNLNELQLLGCLAGVEMMLKDVGYPIVLGSGVAAASTYLQHHIPLIPSRI, encoded by the exons ATGGATTATATGAATGGACCAGGGAGACACCATCTGTTCGTACCAGGACCAGTGAACATACCGGAACAGGTAATCCGGGCGATGAACCGAAACAACGAGGATTACCGCTCACCAGCTATCCCGGCACTAACGAAAACATTGTTGGAGGACGTGAAGAAGATATTCAACACAACATCTGGGACACCATTTATGTTTCCCACGACCGGGACTGGTGCTTGGGAGAGTGCCTTGACTAACACGCTATCTCCTGGAGACAGGATCGTCTCATTTCTGATCGGACAATTTAGCCTGCTTTGGATTGACCAGCAGAAGAGGCTAAATTTCAATGTTGATGTGGTTGAGAGCGAATGGGGACAAGGTGCTAATCTCCAAGTCCTGGCCTCAAAGCTCTCACAAGACCAAAATCATACCATCAAAGCCATTTGCATTGTCCACAATGAGACCGCCACTGGAGTCACCAATGACATCTCTGCTGTCCGAACCATCCTTG ATCATTACAAGCACCCGGCTTTGCTTCTTGTGGACGGTGTCTCGTCCATATGTGCGCTTGATTTTCGAATGGATGAGTGGGGAGTGGACGTGGCCTTGACTGGCTCACAAAAAGCCTTATCTCTGCCAACAGGCCTTGGGATTGTGTGCGCCAGTCCAAAAGCCTTGGAAGCAACCAAAACTTCAAAATCTCTCAAAGTCTTCTTTGATTGGAATGACTATCTCAAGTTTTACAAGCTTGGAACATATTGGCCATACACACCTTCCATTCAACTCCTATACGGTCTTAGAGCTGCCCTTGATCTTATCTTTGAGGAAGGACTTGATAATGTCATTGCCCGTCACGCTCGTTTGGGAAAGGCCACCAG GCTGGCGGTGGAAGCGTGGGGCCTGAAAAACTGTACACAGAAGGAGGAGTGGATAAGTAACACAGTGACAGCCGTCGTTGTGCCACCGAATATAGACAGTACGGAGATTGTGAAAAGGGCGTGGAAGAGGTACAACCTAAGTCTTGGTCTTGGTCTCAACAAAGTGGCTGGAAAGGTTTTCAGAATTGGGCACCTTGGAAACCTTAATGAG TTGCAACTTCTTGGGTGTTTGGCTGGAGTGGAGATGATGCTGAAGGATGTTGGGTACCCGATTGTATTGGGAAGTGGAGTTGCAGCTGCTTCTACTTATCTTCAGCACCACATCCCTCTCATTCCTTCTAGGATCTAA